tcaaaaaacaaaaaaaataaaacttaatccatccctcccttccttccttccttccttccttccttccttccttccttccttccttccttcccttcttccctccctccctctttctctttcttttctttctttcttcttccttccttccttccttccttcctttctttctttctttctttctttctttctttctttctttctttctttctttctttctttctctttccttttttctttctttctctttcttttcttttcttttctttctttctttttctttctttttatacagtcttgctctgttgcccaggctggagtgcagtggcatgttctcggctcactgcaacctctgcctcctaggttcaagtgattctcctgcctcagcttccgagtagctgggactacaggcacatgccaccatgaggccaatttttttcatatttttagcagagatggggttttgccatgttggccaagctggtctcgaactcctgacctcaggtgatccacctgccttggcctcccagagtgctggtattacaggcatgagccaccacacccggccttaatCTTTCAACAAACACTATTATTTCCTCTGTGCAAGGGACAGAGGATTTAGGGAGGAAAATCCTAGTCTGGGCTCTTCCTCCAAGACTCCCAACTGCAGGGCAGGCAGACACAGCGGGCACAGGAGCACCAGGTCTACAACATAGAAGTCAAGAGAGGAATGCAGAAACATCCGGGAATGCAGCCCAGACTCACACTGGCCTGGGGCGGAATCCCCCTCCACTGCTGACTCTCTAGGTGCCCTTGAtagtttaattcatttttctgagcctcagtttcctcatctgtgaaatggcgGTGATGACAGCATTTACCTCATGGGCCTGTTGTCAAGATTAAACAAGATGCCGGGCCAAGAGACGATattcaataatttataattattatggtGATTCTTTACATTGGAAAGAGCAATGAAGGACGGGCAAGACCCACAGGTGGGGAGTAGGGAACACTGGGCGGAGGCTGGAATTATGCAGAGTGATGCATAATGAACTCTGATCTGTGGTTGGTGGCAGTTCTTTCCTAACCAAGGGAGAAATCTTAAGACCCTTCAAGGGGCCACCTTTCTGCCCAGACACTTAGGGACATCCCTCAGCACTCCATCCCAACCACACACAACAGAGGAAGACCTCCCAGCCTGACCTTCACCTAGAATTGTCTAAGGTCATCCAGAGCATCAGAGGGAGAAAAGGGGGCCCTCTGAGGCCCAGGGCTACCCCGCGGTTCTTATGTCCTGCCCTGGGGGGTGGCGGGTGCAGAGTTGAGAGTCAGGTTGAGCCCACATCTCTGAAAGAAGGGGCTCCTGGCCAGGGCTCCTCCTGCTTTCTCATTGTGGGGACTGATCGGGTTGGGGACCAAATTCCCATTTCATTTCCCTCTAACCCTTCCTCTCCCACTTCCCGTGGCTTCTCTGCTGCTGGCTCTGTCACGTGTCCATCTCTCTGCTGCTGGCTCTGCCTCTCACAAGCCTATCGTGTGTAGAGTTGCTGCAGTCTCCCCCAGCACAGGATGGGTGCCTGCCCCTGTCCCCACCCTTTTCTTCAGTTTTGCCTAGATGGGTTCACCTAGACAAAATACAGGCTGCCCAGTTACATCTGAATGTCAGATAAAtaacaaatccttttttttttatatcccTAAATTACATAGGACATACTTACACCAGAGCACTGGTGACACTAGCCTTGGAGCGCTCTCCCTGGCCACTCCCCGCAGTCTTGCTTCCTCTTGTGAAGTCTACGTGCCAGCCAAGACCCAGCGTGTGAGGCCTGGCCTGATCTCTGCTCCCTGTCTGCTCCCCCAGCAAGAGTCCCTGAGGAAAAGAATGGGGGATCGTTAGAGCCACCAGAGCATCGAAGTGTCCAGGCCAAGGTTGGTCACATAGAGGGAGGGCAGGTGGCAAATGTTTGCAGTATgagtgaataaaaggaaaaatgatagcAAAGAATGGAACTACCAGGCACCATTCCAGGGCTGGGACTAAATATTTACCTTGCCCATTGGGCAAAGATAAGCCTGGTTTTCCAGGCTGTATTTATGCCAGCTTTCCTTCAGGGGCTGACACAGTCAACTTGGTATCGTTACAGTTTGATCAGCGGTTTCCACATGTGGGGTCTGGGTGTACGAGATGCTTGATCCTCAGCTTCCGCCATTCCCCAGCTCCATGTGTCTTCCCCAGGGAATCCGCTTCCCAGTTCTTGGGCCCTAAATGTCTTTGCACCTCCATTCTGCTGCCGGGTCTGTCCCCAGTCTCCACCAGGCTATTGAATCGGAGTTCATTCTACTCTAGATGAAGCTGTGTATCTTCGTTTAGCCCCTGGGGTCAAACCACATCAGGAGCTGCTTGCAACATGATAGGACAGACTCGCCTGGGTCTACTACCTGCGTGGCCTCCTGGGAGACACCCCTCTTAAGGGAATAGGGTTGGGTATGACAAGCTGGGTCCAAGTGAAGCTTCAGAGATGGAGATGTAGGGGAGGAGGGACTCTGAGTTCAGTGTGGCAGTGATCACTCCGCCTCTGGGACTCATGCCAGGTGTATAAGGAGAATGGAAACTGCACGTGAAAAAGGGAAgggtgatttctttctttctttttttgggggggccaGGGGGAAGGGTGATTTCATggaaataggaacagctctgctTTGGGAACGCCTTCATGGAGTGTAAAGGGAACAGCGAGCAACTCTGGCCCCTGGTGTCCAGCCTGGGAAGCAATGCCTAGAGGCAGTGGTCATGTTGGGCGAGGGGTGCCCAGAAGATCAGGTGGTCCTGCTCAGAGGACACCACGTGGCAGCTGAAAGGGCTAGTTTAAGAGCACATTTGAGATTCCCTCTGGAGGCTGCCATCAGTATTTAGGGGGAGAGTGGGTCTTGGCAGGGGGATAAAGGGTAGAACCAATGAAACCTGAGTCATTACAGCGAGTGGCCTTTCGCTGAGCCTGAGGCTGCTGTGACCAGGAAAATACAGCCAGCATAGAAGCAGATTCACAGTCGGGCGccgtggcttgcgcctgtaatcccagcactttgggaggtcaaggtgggcagatcacctgaagtcaggagtttgagaccagcctggccaacgtggtgaaaccccatctctactaaaaatataaaaattatctgggggtggtggtgatgcctgtaattccagctacttgggaggctgaggcaggagaattgcttgagcctaggaggcagaggttgcagtgagttgagatcatgccactgcactccagcctgggcaagagagagagactccctctgtctcaaaaaaaaagaaaaaaaaaaaaaagcagcagcagtagcagatTCATGGAGACACTACTGCTTGGAATTTGGTGATGCTTCAGGGAGTGGAGCTGGCCTATGCTCCAGACAGGCATAAACTATCAATGTAAACACAATTACACCTAAGCCTCTGCAGGCATGGTGCTGATGCTGTCCCTCCCAAGCAGGTATCATCCGGGTGGGTACAGGCCCTAGAggctgacatttttcttttcttttttaagacagaatcttgctctgctgccaggctggagtgcaatggtgcgatctcggctcactgcaacctctgcctcctgggttcaagcaattctcctgcctcagcctcccaagtagctgggactacaggcgtgcaccaccacacccagctgatttttttgtatttttagtagagacgaggtttcaccgtgttaaccaggatggtctcaatctcctgatctcatgatccgcccacctcggcctcctacagtgctggaattacaggtgtgagccatcacgcccggccaatGTTGACATTTTTCGAGTCAGCTATGGAGTTTGAATTTTCCTCCAAATTTACATTGGCTATTTCCCCAGTTCAAATTAGGCCTGactgatttctctttctctttctttttttctgaatacgTATCAGTTTTGGATTGAGGCCTAGCATTTCCACTACCATCCAGAGGAGAGATGAGAAAACCAGAGTTGGGCTCTTAATCCCAGGGGAAAAAGCAACGGGCTGCTCTGGAACGCTGCAGAGTCAGATCTGAATGAATGCAGGAATGGGGCAGGCAGCCGGGGAGTGTGCCGGCCGCGTGACGAGCCTGCCATGGTGTCCGGAtggacatgtggtatttggtttaaAGCCCACGCTACTGGGGCATAAACAGCTGGGGATAAATGATCAGACTCAATTGTTCTTTCCTTTCCCAGGAAAGGCCAGGAAGGAAAAGGCCCCAGTTTAAGGGAGAAGGCATTGTCCTCAGTGGATGAAGCACAGTCAGGTAGCCCGGTCTGGCAGGGGGCCAGTGGGGAGCACGAGTTTCTCATGACTGCTGTGGCTGGCGGCTGCCTTCACAACAATAGCACATTGGACCCTTGTCCTTCCCATCCTGCCTCTGAAACGATCACATCGATGTTAAATCTCTGATAAGATACTTTCAGATACTCCAAAGTCCAGTTGGGAACTACAGTCCTTGCTTGACTCAATCCGGaatcctttctccctccctggtCCCATCTCCCCATCTGCTCCCCCACAGTTCTTCTCTATCCAGCTGCTAAGGTCCCTCGGCCATCAGAGGCGAACAGAACAAACCTAAGACATCACTCTCCATCAAGAGGCGTGCATGACTCTTTATTTGCACCAGAGTTTCTCATCTTCCAGGAATAAGAGGAGGAGCTGCTTTGGGGACACCCACTTCCTCTCCTTACGTAACAACACACTGCATTTGCACAAGTGTCCTTGGTTGTAAAGGGTTCCACACTCACTTTCTTATTCAGGGCCTATTATAAGAGTCTAAGGTAGCTAGGATCATGGTGACACTGATCCCTTGTCAAAGATGAGGCCACTGAGGCTCAGGTGACTACTGTTGTGCCAGGAGTTGCTAAGTGGTGGATCACAGACTCCAGTTCAGGGGGAGATAGGGTGGTAAAGAAGCAGCTGGAtgaacctgggtttgaatccagctCAGAAACATTCCATCTGTGTGACACCacaggcaagtgacttaacctgattgagcctcagcttcctcatctagaAAAAGGGGTGATCATGCATCCCTCATATGAACATTTACAAATCATGAGTGAAACATGCATAGCATAGCATGGGGTTTGGCAGATAGAAGTCCAATAAATGTCTAAGCCCATCTCCAGCGTTTCTTCCAGTTCCAAGCTCAGGACTGTCCTTTAAGCCAAGTGAACATGTTTTGGATGATTTAGCCTTCTCCTTTCCCCCATCCCTCCCCAAGTGACAGGATGTTTATTTGCGGCTTCGTGCTGCAGAGAGCTCTGCAAACAAGGAGTGGCAGCAGTAACTTTCTCCAGCTGGCACAACAATGAAAGGCCACAGGCCCTGGGGCTGCTCCCTACGGATGTCCAGTCTTGGGAAACAGAGGCCAGGCAGCAGGCTGGCTGCTCCGGGCACTCCCTGTGGCTTCTTCACTCTAGCTGGCTACCCAGTATACTGACTAGGAAAACGCCTTTTGAAAAGGCCCACCCTGTGGTCACCATGATTTCTAGCAGACCAAATGAGTGTTTTCCTGGTAGCACTGTCAACTTCTCTTGCTGGAGACAATTCTCTGGGAGCTCCTCAGGCCCTGCTAGAGCACTGTGTGCTTGGCTTTCTGAATGCTTAGAGGTGACAGGTGCTTTAGCGGACATCCAATCCACAGCGGTTGCTCAGGCAGCACCACACCTCAGGCAGCAACTCCAACCTCATCTGCTTTAGCTATGGGTCCTTCAGGTAAATGTGGCTGGAATGGCTGGAAGACAGGGTTGGGTCTCAGtgttgtttcaaaataaaagctgaagACAACTCCCTGACTATTCACAGGGGGAAACGAGGCACAGAGGGGGCAAGTGATCCCCAAGGTCATACAATTCTGCCAAGTGCAGAGCAAACACTGTGGACTGGACTCCTGGTCTACTGCTTTTCCATGGCATCAGCTAAGATGACTGCTCTGAACCTGGAGCTACGGCAGCCTCTGATGATGACCACGGGCATCTCCTACTCCATTCTGGAGGCTCCCTGTTGATCCCTAATGTGGAAgtccccttcttcctccccagTTTGTAATCGCAGCGGACACTGGGGTTTAGCCATCAGCAGCAGAGGATCCTGCTACAGAAGACTGAAGGGTGGTACTGAAAAAATCATCAGATCAGCAGAGAAGTCCTGTCCCCTTATCCGCAGGGCCTTGGACGGCTCCTCCAACCAGGCACATGTCTCCTTCCTGGGCTGCACTCAGCTGTGACTGGGCTCCTCTCTCTGGCATGCCTCCTCCCTGTCAAAGTTCTTCTAGGTTTTCCCCCTTCtgcctccttttttcttcctcctccacttccttcAGTCTTCCTGGGGCATTTCAAGCCTCGTACCCATCTGTGAGTTCCTCTTGGGCTCGTGGTAAGGTCTAAAGTTTGTTATCAAGAGAAATTCTAGCCAAAGCAGATTGTGaatatgaaaaagagagaaattacagCAAACAGAACTTATGCTTATAATAAAATGGtctaaaatagaaatgtatgcgccaggcgtggtggctcacacctgtattcccagcacttggggaggctgagtcgggtggatcacctgaggtcaggagttcgagaccagcctggtcaacgtggtgaaaacctgtctctactgaaaatacaaaaattagctgggtgtggtggcgtgtggctgtaatcccaactacttgggaggctgaggcaggagaaacacttgagtccgggaggtggaggtttcagtgagccgagatagtgccacttcactccagcctgggcgacaagagtgaaactctgtctcaaaaaaaactaaaataaataaatatataaataaaatagatatgtaCTTATGCAAACCACAGAAAAATGTTTGGCAACCATCCCAAGATACCTGACAATGTGAAATACTTCTATTACCACTGGCCTGACCTTCAAAGGCCTTCATGGCCCCTGCCTTGCTGTTATCGTCTATGTTCCTCTTGCATCTTCCACTCAGCACGAACAGGCTGCATTGCCTCCAAAACGCACCACTTGAATCCTGCCTCTGCTCCTTTGTCCATCTGAATCACCCTCTCCACGTTTCTGACCCTGCAATCCTGATCTCACTTCATGAGGAGGCAGTTCGCTTCCCTTTTGCATTTAGCTTTCCCCGGGATACACTGTCAACAGCCTACTGTCTGATGTCATCAGTCAGCACTTCATCAGAGACAATTATGTCTACAAAGCTTTTGGCTAATTACTGTCACTCCTCCTTacacatgtgcatatgtatatcaTCTTTCCCTAGTGAGACTGGAAATAATGATTCCTTCCCTGGAGGAGTGGTTTCCATAAATGACCAACCCACTGACCAGTGCAAGCTAGCTGCGAAAGAGCTTCCTCTGAGGAACTTATCAGATGCAGATTCTTGGACTGCATGGGAAAGGAGGATCTCATAAATCTGGCTGTAATAGACACAGGACATTAGGTGTAATATGGGCGGGACTCCGGACTCAGCATATCCAACAAGCTGCTGGCTGATTCTGATGGTGCCGACGAATTATCAGGTTGGGAACTGCTGCCGCCAGAGAACCTAGCAGAGAGCTGCCAGGTGCTCACTCCCCTATTGTTTGGGTGCATGCCTCCTGATAATGAACTTGATCATAACATTATTGTTATATTATGCCTGTATTGTTTCCTTAAGTGAGGGAAGAATGCTTTTGAGTACCTAATAGGTGGCAAGCTCTGTGCCTACTTACATACATGATCCATTCCTTTTAATAACCTTTGGAAATAAAGTGGTATTTTCATTGGGCATTAGAAATCTGAAAACTTTCGTTTACAGTTGTTGCAACAGCAGAACTAGAATTTGACCTCCGACATAATGGGCTCAAAGTCTATGACCTTTCTACTTACCAGGGGGCATGAACTGCCGGTTTGTATCTGGCTTGATGATACCTTCGTTGGGCAGCACGgtgttcaaaattttaaaaatttaccaacaCTTCTAAACTGCATACTTTGTATTAATATCTGGGTTTCTGGCTTCTCTTcatgggaaaaacaaacaaaaaaggtttgGTGAACACTGGGGCCCACATTCCTGCAAGGCAACAGTCACATGGAGCCTTTAGATGGGCATGTGCCTAGAACTCACTACAGTCCCCATCACTCCCTATTCTCTTACATCCTATTCCCAACTAGGTTCTCATAGGCCTGGGTTTGTGACTGCTGTACACTTACCTACTCTCTTGCTTCCCACTGGTCAGAAAGTCTGGCAAACTTAAAAGGCCTCTTTTTGTTGCTTTCTCCTGTATGGATCTCTGATCACAGAGGTGTGTGCatttctgaccttgtgatttcaATACTAAGGAAGCTGTTGGTACATTATCAAGGGAAACTGGGATCGCTGCTCCCCAAGTTACACATTCTGGTGTGTCCCAGTAAAATTCTATATTCAGCCTCCAAACTAGCTGGGAAAAATGTGGCAAATCATCTTACTTGCTCCAATTCAGTGGTGTTTGGAAGTAAGAAGTCACTGTGAGCAATGCCACCAAGTGGTGGAGAGACTCCGTGCCGAATCGCCACCTTCAGCCAGAGAGGCTGGGAGGCTCAAGACCTCTCAACGCACAGGGCCATTCAGAAACTAGAAACAAAGTGCTTGCCCGTCTCCCGAGGCTGGTCCttccaaggctttttttttttttcttttgagacaaggtctcactgtcacccaggctggagtgcagtggcacaatcgaggctcactgcaacctcaaccttctgggttcaagcgatcctcccacctcagcctccagagtagctgggatgactacaggcatgggccaccacacccaattgattattattattatttttttttaagaaatgaggtcTCGCCATATTGCTCAGACTGGCCTTGAACCAGCCcacttttagctttttaaaagacAGCCTTGGCCAgtcatggcagctcacacctgtaatccctgcactttaggaagctgaggtgggcagatagcttgagccgaggagttcaagaccagcctgggcaacatgatgaaaccccat
The Papio anubis isolate 15944 chromosome 17, Panubis1.0, whole genome shotgun sequence genome window above contains:
- the LOC101005923 gene encoding protein FAM106C-like, which translates into the protein MAPALLLSSMFLLHLPLSTNRLHCLQNAPLESCLCSFVHLNHPLHVSDPAILISLHEEAVRFPFAFSFPRDTLSTAYCLMSSVSTSSETIMSTKLLANYCHSSLHMCICISSFPSETGNNDSFPGGVVSINDQPTDQCKLAAKELPLRNLSDADSWTAWERRIS